A single window of Onychomys torridus chromosome 8, mOncTor1.1, whole genome shotgun sequence DNA harbors:
- the LOC118588727 gene encoding WAP four-disulfide core domain protein 18-like: protein MKTATASVLVAFISIVMGTAWALSSPGGKPGACPLLPPNTVGTCDKKCSGDKSCPGEMKCCSNGCGHVCMRPVFKLHQGNYRRKSLLGAYSFSES from the exons ATGAAGACAGCCACAGCCTCGGTTCTGGTGGCTTTCATCTCCATAGTGATGGGCACAGCCTGGGCTCTGTCTTCTCCTGGAGGTAA ACCTGGAGCTTGTCCTCTTCTGCCCCCAAATACTGTTGGAACTTGTGATAAGAAATGCTCAGGAGATAAATCATGCCCTGGTGAAATGAAGTGCTGCAGCAATGGGTGTGGTCATGTCTGCATGAGGCCTGTCTTCAAA CTTCACCAAGGCaactacagaagaaagagtttattgggggcttacagtttcagtgagTCTTGA
- the LOC118588317 gene encoding C-C motif chemokine 4-like, whose translation MKLCVSTLSLLLVMAAFWAPVLSAPIDSDGPISCCFSYAAWKLPRNFVTDYYETSSLCSKPAVV comes from the exons ATGAAGCTGTGTGTGTctactctctctcttctgctggtCATGGCTGCCTTCTGGGCTCCAGTGCTCTCAGCACCAA tagacTCTGACGGTCCAATTTCCTGCTGCTTTTCTTATGCTGCTTGGAAGCTTCCTCGAAACTTTGTGACAGATTACTATGAGACCAGCAGCCTTTGCTCCAAGCCAGCTGTGGTGTGA